The genomic window TACAGAGacttaaaatgtgattttgttAGTTACCATTAATGTTActttagagcagctgtggcatgaaCCTTGCATTTGGTGGCATTTTGGTCTAAAtgctaaaacataaaacatatcaGTTAGATATATAAAACAGCTCGTTTTGTTGTATTTCATGGAACATTTAGTTGCACGCAGTACATTAAAATGCACATGTTTTTGCATAATACTCAATTTTATGTAAACCGaccttttttattgttgttgttgttgtgtgtttgttgtgtttgtagAAAATGGATTTTTGCAGCTGTTACAGATTGAAGCATTATTAACGAAAGAAAAGTCTTAAAAATGATCCTTTGTGTTGCAGTTGCAGGACCTGATTGTGTGTTCTGTCTTTCCCACAGCAAAGAGAACCCCAAACAAGCAACAAGAGTCACATCAAGTAAGTAACAGATCTGGTGTGACACGAGGCCTGATTCAATCAAACCTGCCATGGTAACTTTGACACTGATGTGTTGGATAGACGTGACAAATGCATTTCTTTCCAACACTGGAGACATTCAGCGTTATGAAGTGTGGAGCACATACGATCCGTGCACACAGTGGGAAGacgtgctgctgtttttatgcTCTCTGACACAAAGGTGGAAAATCGATGAAAACATTCTTTTCCGTTACATAAACGTATGTTTCTGGATCCAGATAAACAGTATTTGTAAACACTTAGCACCGTAACTGTGAAATAAACTGCCGATGAGTCAGTGTGATGACGCAAAACAGCTGGAAATAGATACGAGCCTGAGCAATGAGGTGCACACAAAGCCTCTTTGTGACTGTGTGCGTTTAATGCGAACTTCCACGATTATGTTGCAATCTGTAACGCAGTATTGCAAGCAGCCTTTTTTGTGTACCAACATCTTCAACGATGCGGTAACATGTGCGTGTTTTCAGGTCAAGATGGTGAGTACGGCTTAGAAAGTGAAGAGGTTTATTTGACGCCCGAAGATGAAAACCCACTCAGGAGAATACTGCAGGTACAGTCTCTCTGTTCTTGCCTGGCTCTCTCCACCATCAGCCATTCGCTCGCACATACAGATACACACCGAAACACACACTAGGATGCTCGCAAACAAAACAGAGCATGCTCACTCAGCCATACTGCATGACCTTGAATGTGGGAATATTGTAGTCTCATATTCACCAGAGGTAAAACATCTTTGCCACCCACACACAGGACTGCTGCCACTGAAAATTCTGCAATAAACATGCTGCATACGCTGTTGCACCCAGTTGTATCAGTTAATACTGGTGAACTGATTCTTTTACAAAGATTTTTATATCATTACTGTTATAGTAACGActagttttaaaatgttttggaaaATTGCCACACATACCCAGTTATTTAAGAGTAATATCACAGTGTGACTAcgtctttatatatatatattgtaaatTAGTGCTGGCTTAAGTCAAACAGCCTCCAGTGACATGTAGCCTTTGAGCACAGAGATTAAAAAGCCAGACAGAGAGGCAGTTACTATTTTCACAACCAGCAGAACAGCTGCCACACAAATGTCTGCAAATTCAGAAAGATCCTGTTTTCCACGCACAGCTCCTTCCTCATTTAGCATTCAAGTGGCGGTTGGTCCACTGAACTTTACACACGAGTGAAATTATAATCATGATGACAAGCTTGACAGAAAGGTGATTTTTAAATTGCCCTTTTGAAATCAAATATCACTGCATGCATAAAAAGGAGGCACGGTAGCTCGTGCACTAAGTCAAGCTCGCTTggtgtggaaataaatcaggagcTGGTTGGCGATTGTATGCACGTGTCACGTGTCACGCTGACATATGCTGTGGAAGAGCAACGGTGACAGAAACGGCTGCACAGATGAAGGAATAGGATAAGTTGGATTTATGGTCTCTGAAGCTGTTTCCTTGTTGAGCAGCTGGATCCACCAGGGTCTGCTTTTATGGGGGGGGAAGCAAAACTTTATACTGTTTCATTTAGATGATTTTACAATGAATAAGTGGATTACACTGTCGAATTGTTTGGCTCAcgttatataattatataaagtAATCACAGGttacagaatattttattaTCCTCATAAGCCCCGAGCCTAactgatctcctgccttttgcccCCGTATCAGGGGgcgttggggcttaagaggttaattTGATTGGCTTCAACAAATAGAAATTCTTTTGATTTCTAGATTAACTTATTTATTGGACACACTGTCACAGCCACTTCCAGCCTTTGAAACAGGGAAAAGCACATATAGAAAGCGTAGAAGGATGAAGCTGGGAATGCAAAAGTGCAGCTACTCGTGCTTTTTCTGCAGATTTACTGTCATTTTTGAAATTGCTCCTGTGCTTAATGACTTTCTTCATATGTTGGCAGCCTTTTAACTGGCACCATCCTGGGATTTCTCACAGTAAGAGGAAGCTGCTCCAGTCTCTGATGGGGCCTTATGGCCCGCTGAGTGTGTCTTACAACGGGAAGACTTGCATTCTGTTTAAGGCAAAGCGACTCGCTATCCGCTACAGGAACCACACCTTCATCGATCTAACTGAAAGGGTCTTTAACCCAAACTCACCTGTGGACACTAAAGGCTCCATCTGCACCAAAGAGAAAGCTACGTAAGTCACTGAGGACCCCTTACTGCGCAGTTGCTTTAACATTGTGCATGATGCATTATATTTCACAACCTTGTTATCAGACAAGGCAGTAGAAGGAAGTTGATCTTGCACTGACGGTTCCTCTGGGTTTCTGTGTTAAATGTTTACGTTTCTTTTTCTGCCGAAGGCTTTCTTTAAAGTTTGGTGACGTGGAGGATTTGCGAGGTCTTGTAATAAGGTAAAAACACACTGACTAACTTCCTACGTTTTATTTATCACATTCAACATTATTGTTGTATTCGAACGTACAGTTTACAGCGTAAGTGGTCGTGTGCGGACTGTGCATCTAACAAACTGAACTGTGCCTCCACCAGACTACAGATGTCCAATACTTTTTACGAGGCAGCTGGTCAAAACTGGTTCACACTAGACAGCGTCCACATCCACTACAACTGGACCCAAGAGGCTACATTCAATGCCAGCGAGGTCTACGCTCCTGCCACTTCCTCCTACCATTGCCAGCACGTCAGCAGCCTGCACAAATACGACACCCTGCTAGTGCCCAGCTCCCACACTGACACATCTGCTAACTGGCACATCACGTTCACTGATTTCCAGGTATACTGTCGCACAAAGGGCACAGCCTTTGTTGTGTAACTCTTCTAATAATGTCTGCACATTTGTCTGTCCTGGTCTCTATACGTGTGCATGTTTGCCAGCTTTTTGCCTTCGTGCTACACCTGTTCGGCCATAGGTCAGTCAGTCTgtccttttcctgcctgttTGGCAGACTGTCAGTCTGTTTCCACTCTGTCTGCTCAGCCATCTGCTTAGGCTGTCTCAACCTGTCCATCTGCCCAGTTTCTCGATGCTTGGTAAGCCCAGTAAGAGCCAGTTGTCCTCTTTAGTTCAGCCTAATCTCATCTTTCTGGCTTCTCTTTGCTCTTCCAGATCCAGGCCTTCAATGTTCAGTCAGACAAGTTTGCATCGGCCAGTGACTGCGCTACTTTCCTGACACCAGCCATCCTCATGGGCTTGGTGACATCTTTGATTCTGCTCCTCGTCTTAGCCTATGCCCTGCATATGGTGGTACACCTTAAGCACATCGACCGCTACGAGGAGCACAAAGCCACAGTCTACTTCCCCCGCAGTCCAGAGGCAGAGTTGCCAGACAAAAACAGTCTGTGAAGGAAAGCGAAGAGCCAGAAGATGgcaggggagagagggagagaaagctgAGAAGCAAGGCTGCGGGGAGCACAAGGGACTACAAGATCGAAAAAGTATCCTCCACTGAATATTTGTTTAACAAAATGACAACTTTGCCTGTTCATATGAAAACCTTCCAAGTCTTAACTGCTTTAAGTAAATGTAGACCGTGGTGGGATACTTTTTCATCTTTCCTCATTGACCTGCGTCTCGGCGTCCATATTTTGAACGAAGCCTGTGGATGTTCAAGCCTCTCCCAGAGATGGCTCATGACCCTGATGTCAAAGGTCAAGGTCTGTCCCGGGGCCCTGAAGGGCAACAGTGTATACAGTTCTTTACCCCAGTCAGCTATTAAACACCTTATCAGCCTACCAGCTGTAGCTAATACAGCTAGCATCAGATGTATAAATGTATGTACTACATGGCCGACAAGCTTTTACGACAAAACTTTCTCTGACATTGCTGTAGGAAATACTTCAAAGAGCCAGTTTTACAGCAGAGATAGCCGTATTAGCTACATGCTGAAAAGTCTACTTTGGCTAGTGCAGTGTTTCCTAATAATGAGGATTACAGAGAGGCTGGCTTAAGTTGCAGCTTAAAATAATCAGATATGGCATGAAGTAGAAGGAGCTTGAAAAGCTGTGGACTGGTAAGCAGAGGGAAATTTCAGGAACCACTGGTCTAGCATCGGAGTGACTGGAGTGAATGTGCCAACACTACTGGCCCTTCAGAGCCTCTGGCATCTCTCACCCTGCCCCTGAACAAGACTGCTGCTTGGGACTTAACTGTGAAATGGCCTTTAAACAGACCAGCAAGATAAGGGGGTTTCTACCAACTAGCACAACACTGGTTAGTGCTTTCGCACTAACCACAAACTCAAAGACTCTACAAGGAACTATGCTGCACAAGACGGCCCGTCGTAGGGCTTGGCAGGAACGCGGGTCTTGGGATGAAATGACTCTCGTTGTTTGACCAGGGGAGGCCACGGTCCTCCATCTGCACCACTGGATTTGACTGCCAAAGTGAAGCTACAAAGAAGTTGCCATAAATTATGGTGAGAGACAGAATAAGacaatgtgaaaataaaagctAACCATTACAgctatgtacaaaacaaaaaagagacacACAACATGTACAAAAGTGTCACTCTGCGGAGGTTTTTTATATACATTGTAATCATGAAATACTATTAGGTACAGGATGACTATGCTAATCCTCATAACCAAAAGGATATACAAAGCTGTAGATACTTTAAGATCTCTATACGATCATAGCTCTTTACTATCTTCAAATACTGCACAAGTAATAAGCATAAGCGTAAGACATTGTGCTCAAGGACTGGTGAAAGTATCAATGCATATGATTTTTACGACAAAGGATTAACATATTACATTGTTTGTCTATTTGTTTTACGCTGGGCTGAGGATGTAAGGTCCAGTTTCATTGAACTGTAAATTACAGTGCAAATTCCTACCATAGAAGGACAATGCTATGGAATGCCGTCCATCCATCAGGACTCATAGATGCCATTATAATGCCAGATGCCACACTAGCAGCAGTAACAGCATCAGTAAGTCATTACTTCTGATAAAAACACTCAGCATGACAGTAAATAGATATCTTAACATTCAATATGGCAGTTCTGTCAATCTGTAGCagtgtgaaatgtgtttttggtcATAAATGTATCCTACAAACTATGAAAAGATTGGAGGCAGTTTGTCTAAGCACAGACTGATGTAGACTGAACAATAAAAGAtattcagaggaaaaaaagtctgTTGTGTTTATATTAGAAGTAGTTTGCTGCACTTAAAAACATCAATACACATACTCAAAACatcatcatgttttctttttggtaaCCTGCATAATATTGTTTCAAACATTTTGTTCATCTTGTTAACTGTTATTCAAATTTCAGATTTCCAGCACAGTGTCCAGGTCGGGCGCCAGGCCCCCCCCCTCCTGTGTGCCATCTGCTCTCTCCTCTCACCTCTCTCTGATCTAAAATGTCTTACCTGCCGGCAGATACCCAATAAAACTCCTTCGTGGAAACATCCAAGGCAGTCGCAGCCATGAGTTAAATTGCAATCTCAAGCCAGTTCTCTTTTCTGCTTTTGATGCTTTTGAAGAGATGATTTCACAGGATAACTCCGTATCCGCAGTTTGAACAGAGTTCACATTAAATGATTCATCCACATGCCTCTGAAACAGGCTAAAGTATGTGCCTCAGACTAGACGTGGCTATAATACGACTCTCCTTGATGATGAATAATTATGAAATAATATTCTCAGCCCTTAACATCACCCAGAGCAGCTGAAATGCTACAGagacacctagtggcaacaagTGATCCTATCAGCTAGCGCTTGGCAGCGGCAGCATCACAAATGTAGATTTCAAGATGTGATGCAAGGGTTGGGTCAGTGCAGAAAGTTGTTGAAACACGTTGTTGCTTTTTAAGTCTACGGAGAtaaaaattataattaaaaaagTGTCACTGAAGCAAACAAACGACACATAACTGGTCAGACATCAGACAGAACTGTCAAGTTTTTATACC from Astatotilapia calliptera chromosome 20, fAstCal1.2, whole genome shotgun sequence includes these protein-coding regions:
- the atp6ap1lb gene encoding ATPase H+ transporting accessory protein 1 like b isoform X1, which codes for MREGEQSERQQREDDREGSRARGEKVQRGVGDCDAHRSTLLAADWPRCLPVRGAGSRALLEEQIMKRSATSGSLLLLSQWLHTHSSSAPSPCCPLSAGLGSRSTTKKHSQDLPMTKCLRSWTGAKRTPNKQQESHQVKMPFNWHHPGISHSKRKLLQSLMGPYGPLSVSYNGKTCILFKAKRLAIRYRNHTFIDLTERVFNPNSPVDTKGSICTKEKATLSLKFGDVEDLRGLVIRLQMSNTFYEAAGQNWFTLDSVHIHYNWTQEATFNASEVYAPATSSYHCQHVSSLHKYDTLLVPSSHTDTSANWHITFTDFQIQAFNVQSDKFASASDCATFLTPAILMGLVTSLILLLVLAYALHMVVHLKHIDRYEEHKATVYFPRSPEAELPDKNSL
- the atp6ap1lb gene encoding ATPase H+ transporting accessory protein 1 like b isoform X2, whose protein sequence is MAAHAFLLCSLALLSALSRPGLSFHDEEAQPGLTYDEVPEILDRSKENPKQATRVTSSQDGEYGLESEEVYLTPEDENPLRRILQPFNWHHPGISHSKRKLLQSLMGPYGPLSVSYNGKTCILFKAKRLAIRYRNHTFIDLTERVFNPNSPVDTKGSICTKEKATLSLKFGDVEDLRGLVIRLQMSNTFYEAAGQNWFTLDSVHIHYNWTQEATFNASEVYAPATSSYHCQHVSSLHKYDTLLVPSSHTDTSANWHITFTDFQIQAFNVQSDKFASASDCATFLTPAILMGLVTSLILLLVLAYALHMVVHLKHIDRYEEHKATVYFPRSPEAELPDKNSL